The Syntrophorhabdaceae bacterium genomic sequence GCGCCCTCGCCAGGCTCGCGGATATCGCGGGATCAACGGAGGTGAGGGAGGCATATCCCCTTCTGGCGGATGCGGTCTATTCGGTCGCCAGTCCCCATATACGCAACATGGCGACCATCGGTGGAAACCTGGCCCAGGAGGTTCGGTGCTGGTACTATAGATATCCGGAGCAGCTAGGGGGTGCGATCACGTGCCTGAGAAAGGGCGGGAAGGTCTGCAGCGCCCTCGCCGGGGATAACCGCTACCATTCCCTCTTCGGGGCCGCGCGGCTCACCGAAAACCCCTGTGCGAGCCACTGCCCCGCCCACGCGAACATACCGGCCTATATGGAAAAGGTCCGGGAAGGCGATTTCGCCGCGGGGGCGCGCATCTTGATGGAATATAACCCCCTCCCGGCCATCACGGGCAGGATCTGCCCCGTATTCTGCGAGCCCGAGTGCAACAGGAAGGGCTATGACGAGCCCGTGGCTATCCAGTGTGTGGAGAGGGGAGTCGGCGATTACGTGCTCGAGAAGGCTCACGAGTTTTATCAGGCGCCCAAAAAGGCGTCGGGCAAGCAGGTGGCCATCGTGGGCT encodes the following:
- a CDS encoding FAD binding domain-containing protein — translated: MKPFTHHNARSVREAGALLKQYGGKARVNAGGTDLLGAMRDRSIAEYPEALINLKTIQDLDYIKKDESGLRIGALARLADIAGSTEVREAYPLLADAVYSVASPHIRNMATIGGNLAQEVRCWYYRYPEQLGGAITCLRKGGKVCSALAGDNRYHSLFGAARLTENPCASHCPAHANIPAYMEKVREGDFAAGARILMEYNPLPAITGRICPVFCEPECNRKGYDEPVAIQCVERGVGDYVLEKAHEFYQAPKKASGKQVAIVG